A region of the Chloroflexota bacterium genome:
AGTTTCTGGAACGATGAGGGGACAAGCGTTGCCTTAGCAGGGCGCAGCCTCGCCGTGATCACGCGTAGTGCAGCCCATGATATCCATCCGCCGTTATATTATTATTTGTTGCATTTTTGGATCGGTTTGGCGGGGAGCAGCGAGGCCGGTGCGCGTTCATTGTCCGTGCTGACCGGGGTGCTGGTCGTAGCCACCACTTATTTGCTCGGAAAACAGCTTTTCGGCTCAAACATCGGGCTTCTTGCAGCACTATTATCGGCCTTCTCTCCATTGGGCGTCTATTACTCTCAAGAGGCGCGCATGTATATTATGGTTACGCTGTGGGCCGTGTTATCCATTTACTTACTCGTGCGCTTGCTTGACCGGCCAACCTATTTGATGGCCACCTTCTACTTGGCGACCACAACCCTGGCTCTGTACAGCCACTACTTTGCGGCAGTGCTTTTGGTGATCGAGAATCTTATTTTCCTGGCGTGGTTTGTTGGCCAGTACAGGCGCCGCCTCAGGTCATTAGCCAAGTGGCTGCTTCTCCAAGTCATCATCCTCGCCCTTTACATCCCCTGGGTTTGGATGACCCGGGAACAATTGGGTATCTGGCCTGCTATCAGCCAACCCCTGTCCTTGCAACAACTCCTCGCCGATCTGGCTCGTGTGTTCTCGCTGGGCCTTTCCGTTCCCGCAAAAACGACCCCTGTGGTGCTCATTTTTACGGCGCTATTGTTGATCGGGTTGATGCCCCCGGTTCGTTACCACAAAAGCAATAGAAAGAAAGAAGGAGTCTTTGCGCCCCGCTCGTTGGGTGCACATATCATCGTTGTACTCTACTTGGCTATACCCATTGGTGCCTTATATCTTGCCTCGCTGCGCCGGCCCATGTACGACCCCAAGTTCCTCCTCTGGGTAATGCCGGCTTACTATGTTTTGGTGGCGCGGGGAATTTGTACCCTCTTGCCAGAACAGCGATCATACCGCGACGTAAAGGCATGGCTCCGCGCTTTGTTAGCAGGCATGGGGTTTGCCTTTACGCTACTGGCCCCGCTGACTTCTCTTGCGAATTACTACTTCGACAGCCAATATGCTCGTGATGATTACCGGAGTATTGCGCATTATATCGAGGTCATCGAAAAAACGGGCGACGCTATTCTCATCAATGCACCAAGCCAAATTGAGACTTTCATGCTCTATTATCGCGGCGGGTTGCCAATCTACCCTTTGCCCAGGCAACGCCCGCTGGACGAAGATGCCACCCAGGCTGAATTGAAGGAGATGATTACCGGACGCAATCGCATTTTCGCTATCTTCTGGGCTACCGATGAGAGTGATCCGCACCGTTTTGTAGAGACATGGTTAGACGAACACGCATACAAGGCTATTGACTCTTGGTACGGAGATGTGCGCTTCGTTATCTACGCAGTTCCCTGCCAATCGCTCGGCGAACGGATTGTTCACCCAGTGGACGCTCGCTTGGGAGATAGCATTCGGTTCCGGGGTTACAGCCTACTCACCCCTGAAGTCGAAGCAGGGGATATTTTGCAACTTGCTCTGTTCTGGGAAGCGACTAGTCCGATTGGGCACCGATACAAGGTTTTCGTCCATGCTATAGACGACCACGGTCACATTGTGGGTCAGCGCGATGCGGAGCCAGGCGGTGGGGCTCGACTGACTACTACGTGGACGCCGAGGGAACTGATAGTGGATAATTACGGAGTGCCTATTCTCCCTGCCGTTCCACCCGGTCGCTACCAAATCGAAATTGGCATGTATGGCCTGGATGATGGCGTCCGCCTCCCTATTTACGTGCCTGGCAAGGCAGTGGATGACAAACTCCTGTTGGAGCCCGTGGTAGTGCGGCGTGGGTCTGCGCCACCACTGGCCATTCTGGATTTGCAGCACCACCGCGAAGCAGATTGTGGTCCCCTGCAATTGCTAGGGTTCACCCTGGTTCGCCTCGGTTTCGAGCACGACCCCAATGTGCCACTGCGCCCTGGGGATATTGCTCACCTGACGCTTTTCTGGCTCGCCAAAGAAACACCCCCATCGGATGCCACCCTAACCTTCCGCCTGCACGACTATTCCGGTCACCCCATCGCCGAGTGGCACACCTCGGTAACCGAAGGCTTCTACCCAGCATTGATATGGCTGCCAGGAGAGATTGTGCGGGATCAGCACAACCTGCCCCTTCCCAGCGGGCTGACACCTGGCCGTTACGACTTGCATTTGAGCCTCGAGTACGCGCCCTCGGCAGGCATTCCCTCCGCCACGCTGATCTTAACAAAGATAACTCTGGAGGAGGGCGGATAAATGAGCGTCTGCGCATCCTCCGACGTGGCTTTTTTCCAAAATTCAACCAACAAGATTGACATTTAACCCGAATAGCAGTATCTTTGTATTGGATGTGCACAGTTGTGCACAGTGGAGGCCGAAATGGGGCGGATTAGGTTCTTTTACCTGCGTTGCCTGGGGCTGTTGAGCTCAAGCAAACTGGCCTTTCCACTACTGGTTGCTCTGACGATCGGTGCGATCATAGGAACACTCTTTCCCCAACGACCGTCCGTGAGGGATGAAACGCTCTTGAGTCTCTGGCAGGATGCAGTGAGTGCCAGGTACGGCGGCTATACCAGGATCTTCGATGCCTTTCACTCCGCATGGTTTTTGGGTTTGGTTGCTGCACTCATAGTAAACATAATAGTATGTACCACCACCCGGCTTCGCTCTATCTGGCGTGCGCTGACCCGCACTAGCATGGAGATCACCGATGCACTGCTGACGCACTGTGAGGCTCGTTTCAGTTTCACTGCCAGGGACCCGGACTCCGCTGTTAAGATAATCGCGCGCAATCTTAAACAGGCAGGCTTCCGTGTGCTATATCAGGAACAGGGTAAAGGAACGCACATCTATGCCGAGCGACATGGCTGGGCCCGACTAGGCACTATCCTCGTCCATGGCCCCATTATCCTCATCGTGCTGGCTGCCACTTGGGGCCAAGTGAAGGGTTGGCGGATAGAGGCATTGGCTCTACCACCGGGCGTTGAAACCCCAGTAGAGCGAGCGGGTTTCCAACTGCGAGGAGAGAGTTTCGAAATCATACCCTATCCCGATGGCAGTGCCCGGGATTTCCGCGCCCAGGTTGCCGTATTAGAAGCGGGCCGAGTTGTCCAATCCAGCACCATTCGTATCAACGAACCCCTCTCGTACCACGGTGTTGGAATCTATCTCGTCAGTTTCGATGAGGACGAAACGGGATGCCTTTATCCCATAGCGATGGCCGTCTACGATCCGAGTTACCCGTTTGTGATATCCGGCGCATTGTGCTTTGTAATCGGTGCCATGCTTCGTTTCTACCTCCCTGTGCGCCGGGTCTGGTGCCGCGTGGGCCGAGATGGAGTGGTCGAAATAGGCGCGGATGCCAAATACTGGCTCAAAAAATGGGCAGATGAATTGCGGCCTGCAATTGGAGGTTGAGGGTGCCGGGTGAGAGTGCCTTCATCTCGCTGGCCTGTGTGATCACAGGGGTAGGCTTCCTGGCCCTCCTGATAGCCTTGATCAGGCGGCAAGAGACGCTGGACCGGTCTGGCCAAGTGCTGACTGTGGTTGCATCACTGGCAATGTTAGGCAGCGTCATTGCCCGCGGGTTAGCAACGGGGCATTGGCCGATGGCGACCACCTACGAGTTTGCATTGGCTTTCGCTTGCAGCACTCTCCTCGCCGCACTCCTTTTGGCGCGGAGGCTTGGTTCTGGACGCGGCCTGGTGCTCGCCCTGATGATGGCATTGCTTATCGAAATCTATGCGCTCCTAGGGGTTCCAGATGGGGATAAGATTGCTCGACCGTTGCTCCCAGCGTTGCAGACGATATGGTTTGAGATGCACACCTTCACAGCGGCACTGGCCTATGGTGCAGGCGCGGCCACAGGGGGGCTGGGATTGATGCGGATCCTCTCCCATCTGGGCTTATGGCAGGACTCGCTACCAGAAGCAGAGCGGCAGGATGAGGTTATCGAAAGCGGCGTGGGCTTCGTTTTCTTATTCCTGAGTCTAAGCATTATCACTGGGGCCATTTGGGCTCAGAAGGCCTGGGGAAGTTACTGGAGTTGGGACCTTAAAGAGACTTGGGCGTTGATTACATGGTTCGTGTACTTGCTCTACTTTCATAGACGTTCAGCGCGTCATTGGCGCGGGATGCCCCTAGCGACGTTGACGGTATTGGGCCTGGCTTGCATTCTATTTACCTACTTGGGTGTAGGACCGTTGGCTCGTGCGGTAGGGGTATACAGTTTACACGCGTATTGATTGGATGATAAGCAAGGTGAAATTTACACGGCGAGAGTTCATTGGATTGGCAGGCGCTAGCCTGGGGTTGCTGGGCGTACGCGCTTTGCTGTCAGGGGGAACCAGGCAAGAGACTGAAGAAACACCGCTGCCACCGAACGCGCGCGAAGCGATGTATTATGCTGGCCTGAGCGGCGATTTACGTTGCGAAGTCTGCCATGGAAATGCCCTACCGTCTAAGGTGCTCTATTGCCACATTTCCCACGCGAAACGCTATGTTAAATGCCTGCTTTGTCCGAGGGGGTGCGTGATTTCAGAAGGACATCGAGGCGATTGCCGGGTACGCGAGAATCGAGGCGGCAAACTGTACACGATGGTTTTCGGTAATCCTTGTGCGATGGCGATTGACCCCATTGAAAAGAAACCCTTCTATCATTTCCTACCCGCAAGTGCCGCTTTCTCTATTGCCACGGCGGGATGTAACTTGCACTGCCTCTATTGCCAGAACTATGACATCTCGCAAGTGCCACCGGAGCAGACAGAGAATTACGATCTGCCCCCAGAGAAAGTGGTGGCCGCCGCTTTAGGCTACGGTTGTCCTGTCATTGCTTACACCTATTCGGAACCAACGGTATTCTATGAATACACGCTGGCGACGGCAAGGCTTGCACGAAAAGCGGGCATCCGTAATGTGGTCGTCAGCGCTGGGTATATGAACCCTGACCCACTGCGGGAACTCTGTGGTGCGGTGGATGCGATCAAGATCGATTTCAAAGGTTTCAGCGATGATTTTTACAAAAACGTGTGCTCGGCGACTTTACAACCCGTGTTGGATGGGATGAAACTCATCCGCGATTCCGGAATTCACCTGGAAATTGTTACTCTGGTCGTACCCGGCATGAACGACTCTGAGGAAAACCTGCGTGATATGGCGCGCTGGATTATAGATAACTTAGGGCCAGACGTGCCCACCCATTTCTCTCGTTTTTTCCCTCGCTACAAACTCACTAACCTCCCAGCCACCCCCGCCGCGACAGTTGAGCGGGCACGAGCCATCGCCTTAGAAGAGGGCATCCACTACGCTTACACCGGAAACTTGCCCGGAAGCCCAGGGGATCACACCTATTGCGCACGCTGTGGTAAGATTCTGATCCAGCGTTTAGGCTTTCAGGTGATGGAAAACAACATAGTGGACGGCAAATGCCGCTATTGTGGCCAGCCGATACCTGGAGTGTGGCAATGAGTGGAGTGTACCGTGTTTGGGTAACGCTGGCCTTGGTACTGCTTCTCGCAGGGTGTGTCACGACACCGACAGTTACCGAGCCCACAGCCACAAAGCCCGCCCCGTTACCCTCCGCCACCCCTATTCCATCTGAGAAAGTCCGTCCAGCCATGTTCGCGGGCCT
Encoded here:
- a CDS encoding cytochrome c biogenesis protein ResB; this encodes MGRIRFFYLRCLGLLSSSKLAFPLLVALTIGAIIGTLFPQRPSVRDETLLSLWQDAVSARYGGYTRIFDAFHSAWFLGLVAALIVNIIVCTTTRLRSIWRALTRTSMEITDALLTHCEARFSFTARDPDSAVKIIARNLKQAGFRVLYQEQGKGTHIYAERHGWARLGTILVHGPIILIVLAATWGQVKGWRIEALALPPGVETPVERAGFQLRGESFEIIPYPDGSARDFRAQVAVLEAGRVVQSSTIRINEPLSYHGVGIYLVSFDEDETGCLYPIAMAVYDPSYPFVISGALCFVIGAMLRFYLPVRRVWCRVGRDGVVEIGADAKYWLKKWADELRPAIGG
- the ccsA gene encoding cytochrome c biogenesis protein CcsA, which gives rise to MPGESAFISLACVITGVGFLALLIALIRRQETLDRSGQVLTVVASLAMLGSVIARGLATGHWPMATTYEFALAFACSTLLAALLLARRLGSGRGLVLALMMALLIEIYALLGVPDGDKIARPLLPALQTIWFEMHTFTAALAYGAGAATGGLGLMRILSHLGLWQDSLPEAERQDEVIESGVGFVFLFLSLSIITGAIWAQKAWGSYWSWDLKETWALITWFVYLLYFHRRSARHWRGMPLATLTVLGLACILFTYLGVGPLARAVGVYSLHAY
- a CDS encoding glycosyltransferase family 39 protein, coding for MLATILVLALGLRLYRLDGQSFWNDEGTSVALAGRSLAVITRSAAHDIHPPLYYYLLHFWIGLAGSSEAGARSLSVLTGVLVVATTYLLGKQLFGSNIGLLAALLSAFSPLGVYYSQEARMYIMVTLWAVLSIYLLVRLLDRPTYLMATFYLATTTLALYSHYFAAVLLVIENLIFLAWFVGQYRRRLRSLAKWLLLQVIILALYIPWVWMTREQLGIWPAISQPLSLQQLLADLARVFSLGLSVPAKTTPVVLIFTALLLIGLMPPVRYHKSNRKKEGVFAPRSLGAHIIVVLYLAIPIGALYLASLRRPMYDPKFLLWVMPAYYVLVARGICTLLPEQRSYRDVKAWLRALLAGMGFAFTLLAPLTSLANYYFDSQYARDDYRSIAHYIEVIEKTGDAILINAPSQIETFMLYYRGGLPIYPLPRQRPLDEDATQAELKEMITGRNRIFAIFWATDESDPHRFVETWLDEHAYKAIDSWYGDVRFVIYAVPCQSLGERIVHPVDARLGDSIRFRGYSLLTPEVEAGDILQLALFWEATSPIGHRYKVFVHAIDDHGHIVGQRDAEPGGGARLTTTWTPRELIVDNYGVPILPAVPPGRYQIEIGMYGLDDGVRLPIYVPGKAVDDKLLLEPVVVRRGSAPPLAILDLQHHREADCGPLQLLGFTLVRLGFEHDPNVPLRPGDIAHLTLFWLAKETPPSDATLTFRLHDYSGHPIAEWHTSVTEGFYPALIWLPGEIVRDQHNLPLPSGLTPGRYDLHLSLEYAPSAGIPSATLILTKITLEEGG
- the amrS gene encoding AmmeMemoRadiSam system radical SAM enzyme — its product is MYYAGLSGDLRCEVCHGNALPSKVLYCHISHAKRYVKCLLCPRGCVISEGHRGDCRVRENRGGKLYTMVFGNPCAMAIDPIEKKPFYHFLPASAAFSIATAGCNLHCLYCQNYDISQVPPEQTENYDLPPEKVVAAALGYGCPVIAYTYSEPTVFYEYTLATARLARKAGIRNVVVSAGYMNPDPLRELCGAVDAIKIDFKGFSDDFYKNVCSATLQPVLDGMKLIRDSGIHLEIVTLVVPGMNDSEENLRDMARWIIDNLGPDVPTHFSRFFPRYKLTNLPATPAATVERARAIALEEGIHYAYTGNLPGSPGDHTYCARCGKILIQRLGFQVMENNIVDGKCRYCGQPIPGVWQ